The Mauremys reevesii isolate NIE-2019 linkage group 1, ASM1616193v1, whole genome shotgun sequence genome has a segment encoding these proteins:
- the CCT8 gene encoding T-complex protein 1 subunit theta isoform X1, with protein MAMHVPKAPGFAQMLKEGAKHFSGLEEAVFRNIQACKELAQTTRTALGPNGMNKMVINHLEKLFVTNDAATILRELEVQHPAAKMIVMASHMQEQEVGDGTNFVLVFAGTLLELAEELLRMGLSVSEVIEGYEKACKKALEILPDLVCCSAKNLHDAEEVAYLLHTSVMSKQYGNENFLAKLIAQACVSILPNSGHFNVDSIRVCKILGSGISASSVLHGMVFKKETEGDVTSVKDAKIAVYSCPFDGMITETKGTVLIKNADELRNFSKGEENLMDLQVKAIADAGANVVITGGKVADMALHYANKYNLMLVRLNSKWDLRRLCKTVGATALPKLIPPTLEEMGHCDSVYLSEVGDTQVVVFKHEKEDGAISTIVIRGSTDNLMDDIERAIDDGVNTFKVLTRDKRLVPGGGATEIELAKQIASYGETCPGLDQYAIKKFAEAFEAIPRALAENSGVKANEVLSNLYAVHQEGNKNVGFDIEAETAAVKDMLETGVLDTYLGKHWGIKLATNAAVTVLRVDQIIMAKPAGGPKPPSGKKDWDDDQSE; from the exons ATGGCGATGCACGTGCCCAAGGCCCCGGGCTTCGCCCAGATGCTGAAAGAAGGCGCCAAG catttttcaggattaGAAGAAGCTGTATTTAGGAACATACAGGCATGTAAGGAGCTTGCCCAAACCACTCGTACAGCTCTTGGACCAAATG GAATGAACAAAATGGTTATCAATCATCTTGAGAAGCTTTTCGTGACAAACGATGCCGCAACTATCTTAAGGGAGTTGGAG GTCCAACACCCTGCTGCAAAAATGATTGTAATGGCTTCCCATATGCAAGAGCAAGAAGTTGGAGATGGAACAAACTTTGTCCTTGTTTTTGCTGGAACCCTTCTTGAGCTAGCAGAGGAACTTCTGAGGATGGGACTTTCAGTTTCAGAG GTGATAGAAGGTTATGAAAAAGCTTGCAAGAAAGCCCTAGAAATTCTTCCTGACTTAGTATGCTGTTCTGCAAAGAATCTGCATGATGCTGAAGAAGTGGCATATTTGCTGCACACCTCAGTAATGAGTAAACAATATGGCAATGAAAACTTCCTGGCAAAGCTTATTGCTCAGGCATGTG TATCTATTCTTCCTAATTCTGGTCATTTCAATGTTGACAGCATCAGAGTATGCAAAATCTTG GGCTCTGGTATCTCTGCCTCTTCAGTCCTGCATGGtatggtttttaaaaaagaaactgaagGAGATGTTACTTCTGTCAAAGATGCCAAAATAGCTGTGTATTCCTGTCCTTTTGATGGCATGATAACTGAAACTAAG GGCACTGTACTGATAAAAAATGCTGACGAACTTAGGAATTTCAGCAAGGGAGAAGAAAATCTAATGGATCTGCAAGTCAAGGCAATTGCTGATGCTGGTGCAAATGTTGTAATAACAGGTGGCAAAGTGGCAGACATGGCACTTCATTATGCCAATAAATACAATCTTATGTTAGTCAG gttgaaCTCAAAATGGGATCTCAGAAGGCTGTGTAAAACTGTTGGCGCTACCGCTCTTCCCAAATTG ATTCCACCTACACTAGAAGAAATGGGTCATTGTGACAGTGTTTATTTGTCGGAGGTTGGGGATACACAAGTAGTTGTGTTTAAGCATG aaaaggaaGATGGTGCCATTTCTACCATAGTAATCCGTGGATCTACAGACAATCTAATGGATGACATAGAGAGAGCTATAGATGATGGTGTTAATACTTTCAAAGTACTCACTAGG GATAAACGTCTTGTTCCTGGTGGTGGTGCAACAGAGATTGAGTTGGCCAAGCAGATCGCATCTTATGGAGAG ACATGTCCTGGGCTTGACCAGTATGCTATCAAGAAATTTGCTGAGGCATTTGAAGCCATTCCTCGAGCACTAGCAGAAAATTCAGGCGTAAAGGCCAATGAAGTTCTCTCCAACCTTTATGCAGTGCACcaagaaggcaacaaaaatgttggATTTGATATTGAG GCTGAAACTGCAGCTGTAAAGGATATGTTGGAAACTGGTGTGTTAGACACATATCTTGGAAAACACTGGGGTATTAAGCTGGCTACAAATGCTGCAGTGACTGTGCTCAGAGTAGATCAG ATCATCATGGCAAAACCAGCTGGTGGGCCCAAACCTCCTTCAGGAAAGAAAGATTGGGATGATGACCAAAGCGAATGA
- the CCT8 gene encoding T-complex protein 1 subunit theta isoform X2, translated as MNKMVINHLEKLFVTNDAATILRELEVQHPAAKMIVMASHMQEQEVGDGTNFVLVFAGTLLELAEELLRMGLSVSEVIEGYEKACKKALEILPDLVCCSAKNLHDAEEVAYLLHTSVMSKQYGNENFLAKLIAQACVSILPNSGHFNVDSIRVCKILGSGISASSVLHGMVFKKETEGDVTSVKDAKIAVYSCPFDGMITETKGTVLIKNADELRNFSKGEENLMDLQVKAIADAGANVVITGGKVADMALHYANKYNLMLVRLNSKWDLRRLCKTVGATALPKLIPPTLEEMGHCDSVYLSEVGDTQVVVFKHEKEDGAISTIVIRGSTDNLMDDIERAIDDGVNTFKVLTRDKRLVPGGGATEIELAKQIASYGETCPGLDQYAIKKFAEAFEAIPRALAENSGVKANEVLSNLYAVHQEGNKNVGFDIEAETAAVKDMLETGVLDTYLGKHWGIKLATNAAVTVLRVDQIIMAKPAGGPKPPSGKKDWDDDQSE; from the exons ATGAACAAAATGGTTATCAATCATCTTGAGAAGCTTTTCGTGACAAACGATGCCGCAACTATCTTAAGGGAGTTGGAG GTCCAACACCCTGCTGCAAAAATGATTGTAATGGCTTCCCATATGCAAGAGCAAGAAGTTGGAGATGGAACAAACTTTGTCCTTGTTTTTGCTGGAACCCTTCTTGAGCTAGCAGAGGAACTTCTGAGGATGGGACTTTCAGTTTCAGAG GTGATAGAAGGTTATGAAAAAGCTTGCAAGAAAGCCCTAGAAATTCTTCCTGACTTAGTATGCTGTTCTGCAAAGAATCTGCATGATGCTGAAGAAGTGGCATATTTGCTGCACACCTCAGTAATGAGTAAACAATATGGCAATGAAAACTTCCTGGCAAAGCTTATTGCTCAGGCATGTG TATCTATTCTTCCTAATTCTGGTCATTTCAATGTTGACAGCATCAGAGTATGCAAAATCTTG GGCTCTGGTATCTCTGCCTCTTCAGTCCTGCATGGtatggtttttaaaaaagaaactgaagGAGATGTTACTTCTGTCAAAGATGCCAAAATAGCTGTGTATTCCTGTCCTTTTGATGGCATGATAACTGAAACTAAG GGCACTGTACTGATAAAAAATGCTGACGAACTTAGGAATTTCAGCAAGGGAGAAGAAAATCTAATGGATCTGCAAGTCAAGGCAATTGCTGATGCTGGTGCAAATGTTGTAATAACAGGTGGCAAAGTGGCAGACATGGCACTTCATTATGCCAATAAATACAATCTTATGTTAGTCAG gttgaaCTCAAAATGGGATCTCAGAAGGCTGTGTAAAACTGTTGGCGCTACCGCTCTTCCCAAATTG ATTCCACCTACACTAGAAGAAATGGGTCATTGTGACAGTGTTTATTTGTCGGAGGTTGGGGATACACAAGTAGTTGTGTTTAAGCATG aaaaggaaGATGGTGCCATTTCTACCATAGTAATCCGTGGATCTACAGACAATCTAATGGATGACATAGAGAGAGCTATAGATGATGGTGTTAATACTTTCAAAGTACTCACTAGG GATAAACGTCTTGTTCCTGGTGGTGGTGCAACAGAGATTGAGTTGGCCAAGCAGATCGCATCTTATGGAGAG ACATGTCCTGGGCTTGACCAGTATGCTATCAAGAAATTTGCTGAGGCATTTGAAGCCATTCCTCGAGCACTAGCAGAAAATTCAGGCGTAAAGGCCAATGAAGTTCTCTCCAACCTTTATGCAGTGCACcaagaaggcaacaaaaatgttggATTTGATATTGAG GCTGAAACTGCAGCTGTAAAGGATATGTTGGAAACTGGTGTGTTAGACACATATCTTGGAAAACACTGGGGTATTAAGCTGGCTACAAATGCTGCAGTGACTGTGCTCAGAGTAGATCAG ATCATCATGGCAAAACCAGCTGGTGGGCCCAAACCTCCTTCAGGAAAGAAAGATTGGGATGATGACCAAAGCGAATGA